From Miscanthus floridulus cultivar M001 chromosome 15, ASM1932011v1, whole genome shotgun sequence, the proteins below share one genomic window:
- the LOC136506798 gene encoding uncharacterized protein, which yields MASTSATLIVLFVAVVCGGSGAVGAANSALDQVCEFVGASYVTPELCASALCYDPASPCRDARDYAAVASLAARLLARNATVTRDSVAVAARSANATAGLKSCLQLYDGLVPALEWAAGSVAAGRAYGAARELMQATQFVQRACAGMVGAEMPRENGGFATMATVAHAVLSTPVPKTD from the coding sequence ATGGCTTCCACAAGCGCCACGCTCATTGTCCTCTTCGTGGCCGTCGTCTGCGGCGGCTCTGGCGCCGTCGGGGCGGCGAACTCGGCGCTGGACCAAGTCTGCGAGTTCGTGGGTGCTTCCTACGTCACGCCGGAGCTCTGCGCCTCCGCGCTCTGCTACGACCCGGCGTCGCCGTGCCGCGACGCGCGCGACTACGCGGCGGTGGCGTCGCTCGCTGCTAGGCTCCTGGCGCGCAACGCCACCGTGACCAGGGACAGCGTGGCCGTCGCCGCGAGGTCGGCCAACGCCACCGCGGGCCTCAAGTCGTGCCTGCAGCTGTACGACGGCCTCGTGCCGGCGCTGGAGTGGGCGGCGGGGTCCGTGGCCGCGGGGCGGGCGTACGGCGCCGCGCGGGAGCTGATGCAGGCGACGCAGTTCGTGCAACGGGCGTGCGCTGGCATGGTCGGGGCGGAGATGCCCAGGGAGAACGGCGGCTTCGCCACGATGGCCACCGTCGCGCACGCCGTCCTCTCCACGCCCGTTCCAAAGACCGACTGA
- the LOC136507683 gene encoding pectinesterase inhibitor 8-like — MRTLVVAAAALILYAAGAALGVAPADTVADSCHAISDFVDVDFCTSRLRSVPGAATADRFGHLLMATDLAVASGVKAQDLAAAAAARDGGVVDPGERDAMRACAFLYGAASVPGLRLLRRYAAARAWGPAHALVMLTMDAGDGCDAAVGGSNGRMAGPNHEFDQLSAMVTALLNSINL, encoded by the coding sequence ATGAGGACCTTGGTTGTCGCCGCCGCGGCCCTCATCCTGTACGCCGCCGGGGCCGCGCTCGGTGTCGCGCCGGCCGACACCGTGGCCGACTCGTGCCACGCGATCAGCGACTTCGTGGACGTGGACTTCTGCACGTCCCGGCTGCGGTCCGTGCCGGGAGCGGCCACCGCGGACCGGTTCGGCCACCTCCTGATGGCCACGGACCTCGCCGTGGCGAGCGGCGTCAAGGCCCAGgacctcgcggcggcggcggcggcgcgcgacgGCGGCGTCGTCGACCCGGGCGAGCGGGACGCGATGCGGGCGTGCGCGTTCCTGTACGGCGCGGCGTCCGTGCCCGGGCTGCGGCTCCTGCGCCGGTATGCGGCGGCGCGGGCCTGGGGCCCCGCGCACGCGCTGGTGATGCTCACCATGGACGCTGGCGACGGGTGCGACGCCGCGGTCGGGGGATCTAATGGCAGGATGGCCGGGCCGAACCACGAGTTCGACCAGCTCAGTGCCATGGTCACCGCGCTGCTCAACAGCATCAACTTATAA